In Pseudomonas saponiphila, the genomic stretch CCAGGGACTGGGCCATGGCCATGCCCGCATAGCGCGGTGCCAGGACATAGTCCACTTCCCCCAGCAGCAAGGTCTGGAAGACCTGGGTCAGGTTCGGCAGGCGCTTGAGTTGCAAGTGCTCCTTGGCCACGAGCTGAAAGGGCTGGGTCAAGCGGGCCTTTTCCGAAACCGCTCCCGGATGACCGGCAAGGTCCGCCACCTGGGTGTAGCTCAGGGTCGAGTCCTTGCGCGTCCACACCAGATAGTCGTTCTGCACCAGCGCCGGGTGGATGTAGTCCAGAGACTCCAGCTCATTGAAGGTCAGTGGCGCATCGGCCAGCAGGTCCATGCGCCCGCTACGAACTTCATCCAGGGCTTCGGAACGTTTGCCGGCGTACAACAACTCGACCTTGAGTCCCAGCTCCCCCGCCACTTGCTGCAGCAGGTCGGCGCTGGCCCCCATCAGGTGCTTGGGGTTCTGCGGGTCTTGCCACAGGTACGGCGGCGCGTCCGGGCTGCCGGTCACCACCAGACGCTCGCACTTGCCTGCTGCCAGTGACAGCGCTGGCGACAACGCCAGGCTCAACAGCACTGCCCAGCCCCCCATGCGGTGCAGATCCATGGCGATACCCTCCCCCAACAAAAAACACCCATAAAAAAACCCGGCCAAAAGGCCGGGCTCTTTATAAGTTAAGACGCCGGATTAGACCAGCTTCTCCAACTCGGGTACGGCTTCGAACAAGTCCGCCACCAGGCCGTAATCGGCCACCTGGAAGATCGGCGCCTCTTCGTCCTTGTTGATCGCAACGATCACTTTGGAGTCTTTCATGCCGGCCAGGTGCTGGATCGCGCCGGAGATACCGACCGCGATGTACAGCTGTGGCGCAACGATCTTGCCGGTCTGGCCGACCTGCATGTCGTTCGGCACGAAGCCTGCGTCCACTGCCGCGCGGGAAGCGCCGACAGCAGCACCCAGCTTGTCGGCCAGGGCGTACAGGTGCTTGAAGTTGTCGCCGTTCTGCATGCCGCGACCGCCGGAAACGACGATCTTGGCAGCGGTCAGCTCAGGACGATCGGACTTGGCCAGCTCTTCGCCAACGAAGCTCGACTTGCCTGCATCGTGAGCGGCGCCAACGGCTTCGACAGCAGCCGAACCACCTTCAGCGGCAACGGCGTCGAAGCCGGTGGCACGCACGGTGATGACTTTCACCGCAGCCGAGGACTGCACAGTGGCGATGGCGTTACCGGCATAGATCGGACGCTTGAAGGTATCGGCGCTTTCGACCGAGATGATCTCGGAGATCTGGTCAACGTCCAGCTGGGCGGCAACCCGCGGCAGGATGTTTTTGCCGTTGGAGGTCGCGGCAGCCAGGATGTGGCTGTAGCCAGCGCCCAGTTCGGCGACCAGCGGCGCAACGTTTTCCGGCAGTTGGTGAGCGTAGGCGGCATTGTCGGCCACCAGCACTTTGGCCACGCCAGCGACTTTGGCCGCGGCTTCAGCCACAGCGCCAACGCCCTGACCGGCGACCAGCACATGAATGTCACCACCGATTTTGGCGGCGGCGGCAACGGTGTTCAGGGTGGCCGGAGCCAGCGCCTTGTTATCGTGTTCGGCGATTACCAAGATAGTCATGATCAGATTACCTTCGCTTCGTTTTTCAGTTTCTCGACCAGTTCAGCCACCGACTTGACCTTGATACCCGCGCTGCGTGCAGCCGGCGCTTCGACTTTCAGGGTCTTGTTGGTGGAGGCGGTGGAAACGCCCAAAGCATCAGGAGTCAGCGTTTCAAGCGGCTTCTTCTTGGCTTTCATGATGTTTGGCAGAGACGCGTAGCGCGGCTCGTTCAGACGCAGGTCGGTGGTGACGATGGCTGGCAGGTTCAGTGCAACGGTCTGCAGGCCGCCATCGATTTCGCGAGTGACATTGACCTTGTCGCCGGACACCTCGACCTTGGAGGCGAAGGTGCCTTGAGCGTAACCGCTCAGGGCCGCCAGCATCTGGCCGGTCTGGTTGTTGTCGCTATCGATGGCCTGTTTGCCAAGGATCACCAGCTGTGGCTGTTCCTTGTCGACCACCGCCTTGAGCAGCTTGGCCACGGCCAGGGAGTTCAACTCTTCAGCGGACTCGACGAGGATTGCGCGATCGGCACCCAGTGCCAGGGCGGTACGCAGTTGCTCTTGAGCAGTAGCAGGACCGATGGAGACGACGACGATTTCAGTCGCTACACCTTTCTCTTTCAGGCGTACCGCTTCTTCCACTGCGATTTCGCAGAAAGGGTTCATCGACATCTTGACGTTGGCGAGGTCGACGCCGGAGTTGTCCGCTTTGACGCGAACCTTGACGTTATAGTCGACCACTCGTTTGACAGCTACAAGAACCTTCATGGATTCCTCGTTACTCTCCGGTGAAAAGAAAGTCGCCTAGGCGAGAACCTGGCGGTTGATGCTCATCGGCACAAGGGCACCTCCAAAAACGCTGGCGTCGATAAAGGATGACCTTGCTCACGGGAGTGATGACCGCTGGTCAGTGGTGACCGGCGAGTCATTCATTATCGCGGCGTGTAAACTGCGCACTTTCAAGCTGCGCGGCGCATCACCTTTACTGCCTTTGCCCTGTCTTTAGAGGTGCTCTTGAAACCAACAGTCAGCCTACGGCGAGCGCAAAACCGACCGTATCTTGACCGGAACGCCTTTTCTGGTCAATACGGCAAAATAGCCGTTTATAAGCCGCGCTTCTTTGATTTATCTGGGCTGCAGCAATTTCAAACAAACGTTTGTATTGGACGCTGAGAGTGGTGTAGATATAATGCGCCGCCCAGAGAGAAAGGTCGGCCATCCCCCCTCCTCCCGCCATTTGCGATGGGAGAAAGCGCGGATGCAATGCCAAACCTCCAATTAGAAAAAACCGTTGAGCCTTGAGTAGGAGATAGCCTAGTGGAACGCGAATACATGGAATTCGACGTGGTCATCGTCGGTGCCGGCCCCGCAGGCTTGTCCGCCGCTTGCCGCCTTAAGCAGAAGGCCGCTGAAGCCGGCAAGGAAATCAGCGTCTGCGTGGTCGAGAAAGGCTCCGAAGTCGGTGCTCACATCCTTTCCGGTGCCGTGTTCGAACCACGGGCCCTGAATGAACTGTTCCCGGACTGGAAGGAACTGGGCGCTCCGCTCAACACTCCAGTGACCCGCGACGACATCTATGTCCTGCGCAGCGGCGAAACCTCCACCAAGGTTCCCGACTTCTTTGTGCCCAAGACCATGCACAACGAAGGCAACTACATCATCTCCCTGGGCAACCTGTGCCGCTGGCTGGCCCAGCAAGCCGAGAACCTGGGCGTGGAAATCTACCCGGGCTTCGCCGCCCAGGAAGCCCTGATCGACGAAAACGGCGTGGTCCGCGGGATTCTGACCGGCGACATGGGCGTCGACCGCGAAGGTCAGCCAAAAGACGGCATGTACACCCCCGGCATGGAACTGCGCGGCAAATACACCCTGTTCGCCGAAGGCTGCCGCGGCCATATCGGCAAACAACTGATCAAGCGCTTCAACCTGGACAGCGACGCCGACGCCCAGCACTACGGCATCGGCCTCAAGGAAATCTGGGAAATCGATCCGGCCAAGCACCAACCAGGCCTGGTGGTGCACACCGCCGGCTGGCCGCTGGACATCATGAGCAACGAGAACACCGGCGGCTCCTTCCTCTATCACCTGGAGAACAACCAGGTGGTAGTGGGCCTGATCGTCGACCTGTCCTACGCCAACACCTACCTGTCGCCGTTCGACGAGTTCCAGCGCCTCAAGCATCACCCGGTGCTCAAGCAGTACCTGGAAGGCGGCAAGCGCATCAGCTATGGCGCACGCGCACTGGCCAAGGGCGGCATCAATTCGCTGCCGAAGATGGTGTTCAAGGGCGGCGCGCTGATCGGCTGCGACCTGGGCACCATGAACGTGGCCAAGATCAAGGGCAGCCACACCGCCATGAAGTCCGGCATGCTGGCCGCCGACGCCGTGGCCGACTCGCTGTTCGCCGGCTCCGAAGGCGCCGAAGAACTCAAGAGCTACGTCGAATCGTTCAAATCCAGCTGGCTGTATGAAGAGCTGTTCGCCAGCCGCAACTTCGGCCCGGCCATGCACAAGTTCGGCCCGATCATCGGTGCCGGCTTCAACTGGATGGACCAGAACATCTTTGGCGGCAAGCTGCCCTTCACCCTGCACGACACCAAGCCGGACTATGCCTGCCTGAAGCTGGCCAAGGACTGCACGAAGATCGACTACCCGAAACCCGACGGCAAACTCAGCTTCGACAAATTGAGCTCGGTGTTCATCTCCGGTACCAACCATGAAGAAGAACAGCCGTGCCACCTGAAGCTGACCGACCCGAGCATCCCGCTGGGCCGCAACCTGCCGCTGTACGATGAACCGGCCCAACGCTACTGCCCGGCCGGCGTGTATGAGGTGATCACCCAGGAAGATGGCGAGAAGCGCTTCCAGATCAACGCGCAGAACTGCGTGCACTGCAAGACCTGCGACATCAAGGACCCGGCCCAGAACATCACCTGGGTCACGCCGGAAGGCGCCGGCGGCCCGACCTACCCGAACATGTAAGTCGCCACGCCATGAA encodes the following:
- a CDS encoding electron transfer flavoprotein-ubiquinone oxidoreductase, whose protein sequence is MEREYMEFDVVIVGAGPAGLSAACRLKQKAAEAGKEISVCVVEKGSEVGAHILSGAVFEPRALNELFPDWKELGAPLNTPVTRDDIYVLRSGETSTKVPDFFVPKTMHNEGNYIISLGNLCRWLAQQAENLGVEIYPGFAAQEALIDENGVVRGILTGDMGVDREGQPKDGMYTPGMELRGKYTLFAEGCRGHIGKQLIKRFNLDSDADAQHYGIGLKEIWEIDPAKHQPGLVVHTAGWPLDIMSNENTGGSFLYHLENNQVVVGLIVDLSYANTYLSPFDEFQRLKHHPVLKQYLEGGKRISYGARALAKGGINSLPKMVFKGGALIGCDLGTMNVAKIKGSHTAMKSGMLAADAVADSLFAGSEGAEELKSYVESFKSSWLYEELFASRNFGPAMHKFGPIIGAGFNWMDQNIFGGKLPFTLHDTKPDYACLKLAKDCTKIDYPKPDGKLSFDKLSSVFISGTNHEEEQPCHLKLTDPSIPLGRNLPLYDEPAQRYCPAGVYEVITQEDGEKRFQINAQNCVHCKTCDIKDPAQNITWVTPEGAGGPTYPNM
- a CDS encoding substrate-binding periplasmic protein, producing the protein MDLHRMGGWAVLLSLALSPALSLAAGKCERLVVTGSPDAPPYLWQDPQNPKHLMGASADLLQQVAGELGLKVELLYAGKRSEALDEVRSGRMDLLADAPLTFNELESLDYIHPALVQNDYLVWTRKDSTLSYTQVADLAGHPGAVSEKARLTQPFQLVAKEHLQLKRLPNLTQVFQTLLLGEVDYVLAPRYAGMAMAQSLGMAADLQAFPQAIDKPGLFLALSHNSACNDPWLRGQLAKKMTELPASGLTEALLQRNLERWKAQLQQPVSSPKP
- a CDS encoding electron transfer flavoprotein subunit alpha/FixB family protein encodes the protein MTILVIAEHDNKALAPATLNTVAAAAKIGGDIHVLVAGQGVGAVAEAAAKVAGVAKVLVADNAAYAHQLPENVAPLVAELGAGYSHILAAATSNGKNILPRVAAQLDVDQISEIISVESADTFKRPIYAGNAIATVQSSAAVKVITVRATGFDAVAAEGGSAAVEAVGAAHDAGKSSFVGEELAKSDRPELTAAKIVVSGGRGMQNGDNFKHLYALADKLGAAVGASRAAVDAGFVPNDMQVGQTGKIVAPQLYIAVGISGAIQHLAGMKDSKVIVAINKDEEAPIFQVADYGLVADLFEAVPELEKLV
- a CDS encoding electron transfer flavoprotein subunit beta/FixA family protein — protein: MKVLVAVKRVVDYNVKVRVKADNSGVDLANVKMSMNPFCEIAVEEAVRLKEKGVATEIVVVSIGPATAQEQLRTALALGADRAILVESAEELNSLAVAKLLKAVVDKEQPQLVILGKQAIDSDNNQTGQMLAALSGYAQGTFASKVEVSGDKVNVTREIDGGLQTVALNLPAIVTTDLRLNEPRYASLPNIMKAKKKPLETLTPDALGVSTASTNKTLKVEAPAARSAGIKVKSVAELVEKLKNEAKVI